CATTTTGCCAATCTGTATTTAAACAAATTCTTAATTGGGGGAAATTAAGCTCCTTTTCGATAGTTTCGTGGTTTGCACCTGTTACAACTAATACGAATACATTTTCGACCTTTAAGGCTTCGGAAATTGTGTTTTTTAAAAGTGTCGATTCTTTATATTCTAGTAATTGCTTGGGACGGCCTAGTCTGGAAGAATTTCCAGCGGCCAAAATGATGATTCCTGTTTTATTTTGAAATTTATCCCTCATGCGGCACCTCATCATGGATCTTACCCAATTTATATTTTAAAGAAGTACCAGTCTTTCCTGCTGAAAAAGCTTTGATTTCTGCGACAATTGAGAGCGCAATTTCCTCTGAAGTTTCTGCTCCAATATCTAAACCAATCGGACTGTAGATGCGTTCCAATTGTTCGTTGTTAAGCTTTATTCCTTCGTTTTCAAGATCATCCAGCATTCGGTTTAATTTGGTCTTAGGGCCAAGAATTCCAATATATTTACAATTGGTTTCTAAAAGTTGTTTTAGAACCGCTACATCATATTTATAATTGTGAGTCATTAAAACAAAATAAGTCTGCTCATCAATTATACTATTTTCCAAAAATTGTTCCGACTTAACAGTTTGAACTTTATCTGCCTTTGGAAAACGCTTTTCTGTAGTATGTGTGGTACGCCCGTCTCCAATAGTAATTTTCCAGCCCAATATAGAAGCCATTTTTACTAGAGGCTGTACATCATTTCCGGCTCCAGCAATTACAAGTGAAATTGGCGGATTAATGTATTCAATCAAAGCTTCATTATCATTTCCGGTTTGAAGTTTTTTTACTATTGATGTTTTGGTTTGCAACACTTCTTTCGCGTAAGCAATCAAATTTAAAACGTCGTCATTATGATTTAAGACTGGACTGTCGTTCCTAAAAAATAAAGTAGTTCCTGTTTGAAAAGCATTTCTTTTGAGTGAAAAAACGGTAACAATTACAGCTTCTTTCCTTTCTAATTCTAATTGTTGTAAAAGCTGTATTGGATTATTTGACTGTTCATCGTCAATGTATTCAAAAAGAATATGAACAATTCCGTTGCAACCCAACTGCAAACCTAATTCAGCATCATCTTCATTACTGGTATTGTATGTAATGAGTTTATTCTGTTTTTGATGAATGGCAAGCAATGCTTTTCGAAGGGCATCTCCTTCCAGACATCCACCGCTTATAGCACCAGTTAACTGACCATCTTCAGTAACAAGCATGCGAGCTCCAGGTTGACGATAGGACGATCCTTCAACTTTAACTACTGTGGCTAAAGCTGTTTTCTTTTCTTCCAATTTTGCTTTTGAATATGCTTTGAGAATTTCGCTGATTTCTTTCATAAAAAATACTATCACCTGCCAAAATTAATATTGAAACCCTTAGCAGGCAATTATAAAAATACAAAAAAGCTTTAGAAGTTAAATAATTCCCATTGCAAAAGCAGTCTGTACTGCCTCTGCCGTATTGGTCACTTTCAATTTTTCAATAATATTTTGTCGGTGTCGTCTAACCGTATAAACTGAAATATGCATTTCGGAGGCAATTTGTTCACTTTTGTTTCCTTTTGCTACACTGCTTAAAACTTCTATTTCTCTTTTAGAAAGTATGGTTTCTGCATTGTTTTTATACTTTTCAGATTCAATAACTTCTCCTGTCTGAATATTGATGATTTTTTCATCAATACCGGTTCTTGATTGTAAATCTGTTGACGGAAGATACAAACACAAGGCTAATGAAATACTTCCGTTGTTGAATGTTTTAAGATAAATAGTTCGATGATTAATATAAATATTTTTTTCTGCACTACTTTTCATTCTAAGACGGCTGAAAGTACTGTAATTGCTATATTCTTCTTTTGGAATTCCTTTTAAAAACTGATAGAAATTAAGTTCTAAAACATGACGTTGCACTAAATCATCCTCATTTATTTTTGTAAAAATACATTCTTCAAAAGCGGAATCAATTATAGAGTTTTCATCCGGAAGTCCAAAAACAGCACCAAAACTTCCTGCATATATGTAACTACAATCGGCTTGATAATCGGATAAAACGGCTACACATTGCTCAATTTTTACATAATTGGACACAAACTGTTTGTACATTTCGATATCATTAGATTCTTCAATCTCAAATTTTTGTTCTAAAAACGTGGTCATTAATTGATTTTCGATTGAAGGATTTTGTAGCATTCCGAATTGTAATTGGTTAATTTTACGTATTGCCTTTATTTGGAAGCAACACTATTTTTGGAAAACTAAAAATATCACTTTATATCCCAAAAAAATAATTTATGAAAACAATTTTTTATAGCGCTATTACTATTTTGAGTCTTTCTGTATTATCAAGCTGTAATAACAAAAATGAAACTGCAAAAACAACGATGAAAGAAGAAACCAAATTAGACTCTGCAATTGTTAATGGTTTGCCATGTGATATTAAGTTGTCAAACATACATTTTACTAAAGCAGTAAATGGCGCTGATACTTTAATTAAAAAAGAAGCAAACGAGAAAATCATCTTTAAAGCTGGAGAAAAATCAGATTATTTCTCTGATCCTGACGGCAAACTATCCAACACTACTGCTCCAATGCTTTTGTCTAAAGTTGACAATAGCAAACCTTTTACGCTAACGACTAAAGTTACACCTAAATTTACCGAAAAAGGATTGTACAATGCCGGCGTTTTATATATTTATGTAAATGACAGTTTTTATCAGAAATTCTGCTTTGAACAAGACGAAAGGGGCAATCACAGAATTGTAACGGTTCGTACTATGGGCACTTCTGATGATAATAATCATGATGTTGTAAAAGAGCCTACGGTTTATATGAAAATCTCTTCGGATACCAAAACAGTTGCAAGTTATTATTCTTTAGATAAAAAAAACTGGCAGATGGTGCGTTTGTATAAAAACAACTATCCAAAAGAAATTTGGATGGGAATTAGCACACAGTGTCCTGTAGATAAAGGAACTCAAAGTATCTTTGAAGAAATTAATCTGGAAGAAAAAAGTGTATCTGATTTTCGTTTAGGAATATAACTTTAACTTAATAAAGGAAGTGCTTTTTTGATCATTTTTATTGTTTTGATAATCATTTTTTCAAACTGATGTATGATTTATATGACTAAGTTTTGTATTTTTATCTTTAGCAAAATGAATATATTACCTAACTTTAATAATAAACTACATGGGAAAATTTGTAATTACGACCAGAACAAATGGAGAGTTTCAATTCAATTTAAAAGCTGGTAATGGCCAGACTATTCTAACAAGCGAAGGTTATACAACAAAAGCGGCTTGTAATAATGGAATCGAATCTGTAAAAACTAATGCAAGCGACGATAACCGTTATGATAGAAAAGAAGCCAAAAACGGAAAACCATATTTCAATCTAAAAGCTGGAAATGGACAAATTATTGGTTCAAGCGAAATGTATGAAAGTGTTGCCGCTAGAGAAAACGGAATCGAATCTGTAAAGAAAAATGCTCCTGATGCCACTATAGATGATCAAGCATCATAAATTAAAATATAAATAATGAAGCGAGGTTTTAAGCCTCGCTTTTTTTATTTGTTCTCCTTGCTGATATAAAGATACCCTGATTTTCGCTTTGTTTTACCTGCACTTTCATATTCTAAAATATAAAAATAGGTTCCATCTGGCAACCCTTCATTTTTCTTCACTGTATCACGTCCTTCTGAATAACCTCTAAACATATTATCACTCTCATTATACGATTTGGTATCATATACTTTTACACCCCAACGGTTATAAATTTCGACTTTGTTATTTGGAAAATTATCAATTCCTTTAATGTGAAAAGTATCATTTATTCCATCTCCATTTGGAGAAACAGCATTATAAATTACAATTTCATCAGATGGTGGTTCTGGATTTTCCTTTTTAACTAGTGCTATTGTAAAGACACTATAACCGCTGACCTGAGTAGTTATTAGTTTTGTATACTCAGCTCCTGTAAGAAGATCTGTGGTTGCTCCTTTCTCGTTAATCCATTTAGATGTTGGAGCGTCCCATCTTACTATTGCCAATTCCCTATCATCACTTTCCTGAAAGAAAATAGCTGGTGTTGTGTTTTTGTCCAAAGTAAGACTCAAAACTGCTTTATCTGATCCTTGTTCCTGAGTCAAATTCCAATATTCCACTTCATCTATAGTGATAATACTTTCTTCTTTGCTAGTATAAGGATGAATAATACCTATCGTTTCAAAGAAATATTCGGTAGTGTAAATATTATTAGGGTTGCTGTTGGCATCATTTAGAGAGGGTCTGTAATACACATCTCCAATAGGAAATTCAAATTTTGCCGAGCCTTTTTTCTCTACTCTTCCATCGACAAAACTTAAATTACTTGTATTTGTGTGCGAAGCATTTTCATTAAAAATAA
This portion of the Flavobacterium panacagri genome encodes:
- a CDS encoding XdhC family protein, giving the protein MKEISEILKAYSKAKLEEKKTALATVVKVEGSSYRQPGARMLVTEDGQLTGAISGGCLEGDALRKALLAIHQKQNKLITYNTSNEDDAELGLQLGCNGIVHILFEYIDDEQSNNPIQLLQQLELERKEAVIVTVFSLKRNAFQTGTTLFFRNDSPVLNHNDDVLNLIAYAKEVLQTKTSIVKKLQTGNDNEALIEYINPPISLVIAGAGNDVQPLVKMASILGWKITIGDGRTTHTTEKRFPKADKVQTVKSEQFLENSIIDEQTYFVLMTHNYKYDVAVLKQLLETNCKYIGILGPKTKLNRMLDDLENEGIKLNNEQLERIYSPIGLDIGAETSEEIALSIVAEIKAFSAGKTGTSLKYKLGKIHDEVPHEG
- a CDS encoding YegP family protein — protein: MGKFVITTRTNGEFQFNLKAGNGQTILTSEGYTTKAACNNGIESVKTNASDDNRYDRKEAKNGKPYFNLKAGNGQIIGSSEMYESVAARENGIESVKKNAPDATIDDQAS
- a CDS encoding DUF1349 domain-containing protein; amino-acid sequence: MKTIFYSAITILSLSVLSSCNNKNETAKTTMKEETKLDSAIVNGLPCDIKLSNIHFTKAVNGADTLIKKEANEKIIFKAGEKSDYFSDPDGKLSNTTAPMLLSKVDNSKPFTLTTKVTPKFTEKGLYNAGVLYIYVNDSFYQKFCFEQDERGNHRIVTVRTMGTSDDNNHDVVKEPTVYMKISSDTKTVASYYSLDKKNWQMVRLYKNNYPKEIWMGISTQCPVDKGTQSIFEEINLEEKSVSDFRLGI
- a CDS encoding response regulator transcription factor, with protein sequence MLQNPSIENQLMTTFLEQKFEIEESNDIEMYKQFVSNYVKIEQCVAVLSDYQADCSYIYAGSFGAVFGLPDENSIIDSAFEECIFTKINEDDLVQRHVLELNFYQFLKGIPKEEYSNYSTFSRLRMKSSAEKNIYINHRTIYLKTFNNGSISLALCLYLPSTDLQSRTGIDEKIINIQTGEVIESEKYKNNAETILSKREIEVLSSVAKGNKSEQIASEMHISVYTVRRHRQNIIEKLKVTNTAEAVQTAFAMGII
- a CDS encoding gliding motility-associated C-terminal domain-containing protein produces the protein MKMQIKFGVFFIFCFGKVFTQTVNTGVLTIEPNTDFSTLFAFDNKASGDVLHNGNFYAYSDFKNDGLFTYSDLSNGKTFFIGNSQQKIEGLSTSDFQNIEFDNTSAKTPFLLTTEIVINKLASFKSGIVDNSLDTGKVIFNENASHTNTSNLSFVDGRVEKKGSAKFEFPIGDVYYRPSLNDANSNPNNIYTTEYFFETIGIIHPYTSKEESIITIDEVEYWNLTQEQGSDKAVLSLTLDKNTTPAIFFQESDDRELAIVRWDAPTSKWINEKGATTDLLTGAEYTKLITTQVSGYSVFTIALVKKENPEPPSDEIVIYNAVSPNGDGINDTFHIKGIDNFPNNKVEIYNRWGVKVYDTKSYNESDNMFRGYSEGRDTVKKNEGLPDGTYFYILEYESAGKTKRKSGYLYISKENK